The sequence ACCATATGATCCTCTTTGTTCACATTGTACTTGACCTTTGCTCTACTGTAGCTAAGAGCTAATCCAACTTGAGGTTTCTCAAGACCACCAGGCTACATAGAAGAAGAACATGGTGTTTCACTAAGAAACATATGCagaaagaatgaaaaataatcAATCAGATCATCACCTTGAAGTCATTGATGAAACTATCAAAGTGCTGACGAACACCTCTAAGAAGCTCTTGGACAAACTCATTGCTCTGACAAGGAATCTTAGTAGCCTCGGATATGCAAGAACCGAGTTTTGGGTCAGATACTCCTAAGCTAAACTTAGTCTCTTTGCCTTCTTCCGCTTTAGGGAGATTTAGTTCAAGAAAACTTCTAAGCTCCTCACTCATAAACCCTAAAGAGTAAAACGAAAGAGATGTAAGTTTCTGGTTTCTTGATTTACAAGCAATAAAAAGACGAGAATGGTTTACCTTCAGAGACGGCGTTGACTTGGTTTAGAGCATCTTGTGCAGTCTGCCAAGGGTGAAAAGCAGTTAGCTTGACGACCTGACCGAACCGAGCAAGGTCGGAAACTGAGCTTTGAACAGCCTCAACGTTCTGACCGATCTCATTGAGGCCATGCACGTCGAACAGGGCGTAGCCGGAGGATGATTCGTAGAGAACAAACATAGCCATTGGAATTGTAGAGAATGAGAAACTTAGACCTATACCCTCTTTGAAAAGAATCAaatatataccctaaacctaaGCCGACTTTGGTCCAACATTAATTTCATGAGGCTGGCCCACTAACCTCAAAATTACACGGTTTAGTTCAGTTATTATAACcttaaccaaaaacaaaaaaagtagaaaacgtaaaaaatgtatttaaaaaaaaatctagaataaTGGCAAGAGTTCAGTTACTGTTATGCTTCACGTGTCTTCTAGCATCTGTGACACTTATGGAAGTTGTTTCAGCTCACCCAAAGATCAAACCATATCTACCTCAGATTGAAGATCAAAGACAGTGAACGATATAGAACCTTACACAGTTAAAGGTAGTGATGGTCTTTGTATCTGACCTCGAGAAAGAATGTCCCAAGACGAACAAGTTCAAAGCATTCTTTGACAAACTCAGAGCATACGCCAAAGAATGTTTTCCCAataggtaaaaaaaaagacaaaagaaagatTATGATAAGGACATGAAGGCCAAAGCTGGGAGTCTCTTACACTCCATAGCTTCTTTAAGTGGATGAAGTATGTGGGGGGATAAGACTATGGGTGGCGGCAAGAAGGAAGAGAGTGAAGAGTCCATGAAGCTAACGGCAGAACAACAGAAAGAGATCAAGAAGGGATTCTTAAGTGGGAGACAGTGATTGCAGGAATCACAAACACAATGGTAAAAGGCACAGCTACAAACGCTAGCTTCAGTAGTGGAGCCTCTTTCAAAGATAAGTTTTGTAATAGTGAAAATAGACTGTAACCGCTCTCTATGTAAACATTCAGAAGAGACTGAATCCTAAGCAAAGACATGTTGAAGAAAGCATTAGATGAGAAATTGAGAAGAGCGTTGAAAGAGCATGTAGTAAGTTATTTTTCATAAAGTTAGATCCTTGATTGCATTGCACTAACAAAATCTGATTGTGTTCTACAATATGAAACATAAAGGAAAGAGTTAAAGTTGCATTATGGTTCCTCTTTCACAGCAGCAAAATCAAGTCCAGTGATCTTCATTGGTCCAATGTTAACTGCAAGAATCACAACGGTCATTTAGATTGTGCTTATCAAGCAAAGCAAGAAAACCATAATGTAATGAGATGACACAAGAAAAGAATTGTTGGGTTTATACGTACTAACAGCATCAAGTCCAGCTAGTTTGGGCATAAACTGTCGGATATGGTCCTCTGCTGCTTGATCAGCCTTCAATGTCTCACACTCGAACGAAACAGATACTTTCTTCTTCCCATGCTTTTCTTCCACTAACCCAATCACATCTTCCTCCCAACTAAAAAGGTTTTATAATTCAACTCATTGGCATGTTGTCTCTGAAAAGCTATGACCTTCCCACTCTATATGTAGTAAAACAATCACTTATGTTCTGGCATATAAAAGATGCTAGACAAGGAGGACTTACCCATGAGCATGCTCAACATCATTGATTCGAGCAGCATCGTGGCCTTTGCATTCTACTACAACtgtttgttccttctttctcttttttttttcaagaaatgGCAGGACTCAGTGGGTTTTGAAGTGAAGAGTAAAGTTTGTTAGGAACTGAAGTGATAAAACTCATACATACATTGTAGTCTATGATGGTGAGCTTCATCAACCGATAATCCTCACCACGGCTGCACTCAGTCTCACAAGCCAATTCTTtgtaaagacaaaaaaaaaaagatagttcAATACTAAATCATATCCTTGTCTATGTTCCTAAACTAATAGACATACAAAGTTGTATACCTTGTTCAACCACTGTCCTAGTATCAAAAAGCTGTAACTAGTGCAAAATTAAGTCTTTAGTCTAATAAACTTTAGGAGGACCAAACAGATGTTACCAGTGCCATGGAGGCCATAGCAGATGGAGAGAGGCATGTGAATGAAATGGCCAGAGATGGAACCACATGGCAATAAAGCTATTGAAGCTACTCCTTCCTTcacttctccttcttccttcttctctacCTCTCCTTCTCTTTCCTCATCTGCAATCACAACGATCATGAAAACTAAAGAAACAACTGCGAGATGATGATAAAGTCAGAAACTTTACCCATTGTTGATTTAGAGAAACCGTTCTCTCTGATTCTACCCAATGTT is a genomic window of Brassica napus cultivar Da-Ae chromosome A2, Da-Ae, whole genome shotgun sequence containing:
- the LOC106371103 gene encoding uncharacterized protein LOC106371103 isoform X2; translated protein: MDEEREGEVEKKEEGEVKEGVASIALLPCGSISGHFIHMPLSICYGLHGTELACETECSRGEDYRLMKLTIIDYNRKKEQTVVVECKGHDAARINDVEHAHGWEEDVIGLVEEKHGKKKVSVSFECETLKADQAAEDHIRQFMPKLAGLDALTLDQ
- the LOC106371103 gene encoding uncharacterized protein LOC106371103 isoform X1, with translation MDEEREGEVEKKEEGEVKEGVASIALLPCGSISGHFIHMPLSICYGLHGTELACETECSRGEDYRLMKLTIIDYNRKKEQTVVVECKGHDAARINDVEHAHGWEEDVIGLVEEKHGKKKVSVSFECETLKADQAAEDHIRQFMPKLAGLDAVINIGPMKITGLDFAAVKEEP